From one Enterobacter kobei genomic stretch:
- a CDS encoding sigma-54-dependent Fis family transcriptional regulator, with protein sequence MPQPVPCQVEASWQRSLNYGLQRDDDSQPWVASGQLKEARAENAWINRLAEPLLARLHPELTSHPSIMVLSDACGLVLETHGNSNFLHKAQRYALSPGNLWGEHARGTNAIGTALALQQHCEVSGSEHYLSRNAGLFCSASPVFRPDGLIAGVLDLSTPAHAPRPDAAVIVQRAVCQIEHAWTTSAAGTQRWLLSLHQDAALLGTAGELLFIVEDNVLLGANRRAMEEFGLLPAHFGTTAISALLPQLELSGGTTRTVACNQRHYALRQTPPARRYPGRGIAPPQVDVDPLKAKALRILNAGIALCVTGETGCGKEHLSRELHARSRWRTGPFVAINCAALPENLIESELFGYAPGAFTGASPRGYPGKLCEANGGVLFLDEIGDMSLTLQTRLLRVLQEKKVTPLGASTSREVDFALICATHQDLEARVAAGTFREDLLYRIQEFHLRMPPLREWENREAFIHKLWNELGAAQRRLTLSEAVVNELAARPWPGNVRQLLSQLRVLMALADDGEQITLADLPVQSAPAREPTLTDELAIAEAQGNMSLAARKLGISRSTLYRRREKRQTV encoded by the coding sequence ATGCCGCAACCCGTACCCTGTCAGGTGGAAGCCTCCTGGCAACGCAGCCTGAATTACGGGCTGCAACGTGACGACGACAGCCAGCCGTGGGTCGCCTCCGGGCAGCTAAAAGAGGCGCGGGCTGAAAACGCCTGGATCAACCGACTGGCAGAGCCGCTTCTGGCGCGGCTTCATCCGGAACTCACCAGCCATCCTTCGATTATGGTGCTGTCCGATGCCTGCGGACTGGTGCTGGAAACCCACGGCAACAGCAATTTTCTGCATAAAGCCCAGCGCTATGCGCTCTCCCCCGGCAATCTGTGGGGTGAACATGCCCGTGGCACCAACGCCATTGGCACGGCGCTGGCCCTGCAACAGCACTGCGAAGTCTCCGGCAGCGAGCACTACCTGAGCCGCAACGCCGGGCTGTTTTGCTCCGCCTCACCGGTGTTTCGCCCGGACGGACTGATAGCCGGGGTGCTGGACCTCTCGACCCCTGCCCATGCGCCTCGCCCCGATGCGGCAGTCATCGTCCAGCGCGCGGTTTGTCAGATCGAACACGCCTGGACCACCAGCGCCGCCGGTACGCAGCGCTGGCTGCTGAGTCTGCATCAGGATGCCGCCCTGCTCGGCACTGCCGGAGAGCTGCTGTTCATCGTCGAGGATAATGTGCTGCTTGGTGCGAACCGCCGGGCGATGGAGGAGTTCGGACTGCTGCCCGCACATTTTGGTACCACCGCCATCAGCGCGCTGTTGCCGCAGCTCGAACTCAGCGGCGGCACCACCCGCACCGTCGCCTGCAATCAGCGGCATTACGCCCTGCGCCAGACGCCACCCGCCCGACGTTATCCGGGACGCGGCATTGCCCCGCCGCAGGTCGACGTCGATCCGCTGAAAGCCAAAGCGCTGCGCATTCTCAATGCGGGGATCGCCCTGTGCGTGACCGGCGAAACCGGCTGCGGCAAGGAACATCTGAGTCGTGAATTACACGCCCGCAGCCGTTGGCGCACCGGCCCGTTCGTGGCGATCAACTGTGCCGCCCTGCCGGAAAACCTGATCGAGTCCGAGCTGTTCGGTTATGCGCCCGGTGCCTTTACCGGTGCCAGTCCGCGTGGATACCCCGGCAAGCTGTGCGAGGCGAATGGCGGCGTCCTGTTTCTCGATGAGATCGGTGATATGTCGCTGACGCTGCAAACGCGGCTGCTGCGGGTCTTGCAGGAGAAAAAAGTCACCCCGCTCGGGGCCAGTACCAGCCGGGAGGTGGATTTTGCGCTGATCTGCGCCACGCATCAGGATCTGGAAGCCCGCGTGGCCGCCGGCACGTTCAGAGAGGATCTGCTCTACCGCATCCAGGAATTCCACCTGCGTATGCCACCGTTGCGGGAATGGGAAAACCGTGAGGCGTTTATACATAAATTGTGGAATGAACTGGGCGCAGCACAACGCCGGTTAACGCTGAGCGAGGCGGTGGTCAATGAACTGGCGGCGCGCCCGTGGCCGGGCAACGTGCGCCAGTTGTTAAGCCAGCTGCGGGTGCTGATGGCACTGGCGGACGATGGCGAGCAGATCACGCTGGCGGATCTACCCGTTCAGAGCGCCCCTGCGCGCGAACCAACGCTGACAGACGAGCTGGCCA
- the exaC gene encoding acetaldehyde dehydrogenase ExaC: MRYAHPGLDGAKVSFKKRYGNYIGGEFVDPVEGRWFDNTTPVTGEVIAQFPRSGAADIEKALDAAHAAAEAWGKTSAQERANVLLAIADRIEQNLELLALTETWDNGKPIRETLGADLPLAVDHFRYFAGCIRAQEGTAAEIDSTTVAYHIYEPLGVVGQIIPWNFPLLMAAWKLGPALAAGNCVVLKPAEQTPLGISVLMELIGDLLPKGVLNVVHGFGTEAGEPLARSKRIEKIAFTGSTSIGRHILSCAAENIIPSTVELGGKSPNIFFEDVMNGDAGFIDKAIEGAVLGFFNQGEVCTCPSRVLVQESIYPQFVEKVIARMETIRKGDPFDTDTMIGAQASREQYDKILSYIDIAREEGGEIITGGAHIDHGDTLQNGFYIQPTLIKGHNGMRCFQEEIFGPVLGITTFKDEEEALRIANDTEYGLGAGLWTLDINRAWRMGRAIKAGRVWTNCYHLYPAHAAFGGYKNSGVGRETHKMALSQYQQIKNLLVSYSGQPLGLY; encoded by the coding sequence ATGCGTTATGCTCATCCTGGCCTCGACGGCGCGAAAGTCTCGTTCAAAAAACGTTATGGCAACTATATTGGCGGCGAATTTGTCGATCCCGTTGAAGGACGCTGGTTTGATAACACCACGCCGGTAACGGGTGAGGTGATCGCGCAGTTCCCGCGTTCGGGCGCGGCGGATATCGAAAAAGCGTTGGATGCCGCCCATGCCGCGGCAGAGGCGTGGGGAAAAACCAGTGCGCAGGAGCGCGCAAACGTGTTGCTGGCGATTGCCGATCGCATTGAACAAAATCTGGAACTGCTGGCGCTGACGGAAACCTGGGATAACGGCAAACCGATCCGTGAAACGCTGGGAGCGGATCTGCCGCTGGCGGTGGATCACTTCCGCTATTTTGCCGGTTGTATCCGCGCCCAGGAGGGCACGGCGGCGGAGATCGACAGCACTACCGTGGCCTATCATATTTATGAACCCCTCGGCGTGGTCGGGCAGATCATTCCGTGGAACTTCCCGTTGCTGATGGCGGCCTGGAAACTTGGCCCGGCGCTGGCGGCAGGTAACTGCGTGGTGCTAAAACCGGCGGAACAGACGCCGCTCGGCATCAGCGTGCTGATGGAGCTGATTGGCGATCTGCTGCCGAAAGGCGTGCTTAATGTGGTGCACGGTTTCGGTACCGAAGCGGGTGAACCGCTGGCGCGCAGCAAACGCATCGAGAAAATCGCCTTTACTGGTTCCACCTCCATCGGGCGGCATATTCTGTCCTGTGCGGCAGAAAATATTATTCCGAGTACCGTTGAACTGGGCGGCAAATCGCCGAACATCTTCTTTGAGGATGTGATGAATGGCGATGCCGGTTTTATCGATAAAGCCATTGAGGGCGCGGTGCTCGGTTTCTTCAACCAGGGCGAAGTCTGTACCTGTCCGTCACGCGTGCTGGTGCAGGAGTCGATCTATCCGCAGTTTGTGGAGAAAGTCATTGCCCGCATGGAAACTATCCGTAAGGGCGACCCCTTTGATACGGATACGATGATTGGCGCGCAGGCGTCCCGTGAGCAGTACGACAAGATCCTTTCGTATATTGATATTGCCCGGGAAGAGGGCGGCGAGATCATCACCGGCGGGGCGCATATCGATCATGGCGATACGCTGCAAAATGGCTTCTACATCCAGCCGACGCTGATCAAAGGCCATAACGGCATGCGCTGTTTCCAGGAAGAAATTTTTGGGCCGGTGCTGGGGATCACGACGTTTAAAGACGAAGAGGAAGCGCTGCGCATCGCTAACGATACGGAGTACGGTCTGGGCGCAGGACTGTGGACGCTGGATATTAACCGTGCATGGCGCATGGGGCGGGCAATTAAAGCCGGTCGCGTGTGGACCAACTGCTACCATCTCTATCCGGCGCATGCAGCCTTCGGCGGTTATAAGAATTCCGGTGTCGGACGCGAGACGCACAAGATGGCGCTGAGCCAGTATCAGCAGATCAAAAACCTGCTGGTCAGTTACAGCGGTCAGCCGCTGGGTCTGTACTAA
- the gap gene encoding type I glyceraldehyde-3-phosphate dehydrogenase produces the protein MVKIGINGFGRIGRNMLRATLGSDDIQIVAINDLTDSKTLAHLLKYDTLLGTLAAPVEASEGELKVDGQRIRVFSERDPANIPWSSVGVEIVIEATGFFTEREKAEVHITRGGAKRVIISAPAKNDDLTVVLGVNHESYDPAKHLVVSNGSCTTNGLAPAAQVLHQHFGIEHGLMNTTHAYTNSQALHDQPEKDLRGARAAAESIVPYSSGAAKALGKVIPELDGRLTGYSLRVPVPVVSIVDLTVTLKRDVTVEEVNAAFREAAASGPLQGILGYSDEPLVSSDYRGDPRSSIIDGLSTLVIGGNLVKILAWYDNEWGFSNRLVDLARLMAKRGL, from the coding sequence ATGGTTAAGATCGGTATTAATGGCTTTGGCAGGATCGGACGCAATATGCTGCGTGCCACACTGGGCAGCGACGACATTCAGATCGTAGCGATTAACGACCTCACCGACAGTAAAACCCTTGCGCATCTGCTGAAATACGACACCCTGCTTGGCACGCTCGCCGCGCCGGTGGAAGCCAGCGAAGGCGAGCTGAAAGTGGACGGGCAGCGCATCCGCGTCTTCTCTGAGCGCGATCCGGCGAATATCCCGTGGAGCAGCGTAGGGGTGGAGATTGTTATTGAAGCCACCGGCTTCTTTACCGAACGTGAAAAAGCCGAAGTGCACATCACCCGCGGCGGCGCGAAACGCGTGATCATCTCCGCGCCAGCGAAAAATGACGACCTGACCGTAGTGCTGGGCGTTAACCACGAAAGTTACGATCCGGCAAAACACCTCGTGGTCAGCAACGGCAGTTGCACCACTAACGGCCTTGCTCCTGCGGCTCAGGTGTTACATCAGCATTTCGGCATTGAGCACGGGCTGATGAATACCACGCATGCCTATACCAACAGCCAGGCCCTGCACGATCAGCCGGAAAAAGATCTGCGCGGGGCGCGCGCGGCGGCAGAGTCTATTGTGCCTTACTCCAGCGGCGCGGCAAAAGCGCTTGGTAAAGTGATCCCGGAACTGGATGGGCGACTGACCGGCTATTCACTGCGCGTACCGGTGCCGGTCGTCTCGATTGTCGATCTGACCGTCACACTGAAACGCGACGTCACGGTAGAGGAAGTGAACGCCGCTTTCCGCGAGGCCGCCGCATCCGGCCCGCTACAGGGCATTCTGGGGTACAGCGACGAACCGCTGGTGTCGAGCGATTACCGTGGCGATCCCCGTTCGTCCATTATTGACGGGCTGTCCACACTGGTGATTGGTGGCAATCTGGTGAAAATCCTCGCCTGGTATGACAACGAATGGGGCTTCTCAAACCGGCTGGTTGACCTGGCGCGGCTGATGGCGAAACGCGGTTTGTGA
- a CDS encoding GlxA family transcriptional regulator, translated as MKTFLIIVPDGGMLFESAGIADILMQANRLQAEQHAPPRYQITIATTQPHQVIHGQSGLNLLADYRLPQLDPRELRDTIMITGRGINEDEGVAVVDWLRLAAPHARRVVSICGGAMLLAQAGLLNDRRATTHWKLLDALQSEYPQVKVESGPLYVQDGPIWTSGGVSSGFDLTLALVEDDYGFTLAREVAQDLVMYLRRPGGQMQFSRFQLQHNDIPGPIGDLQRWIMVNLAADLSVEALAARVAMSPRNFTRVFTRETGVSPARFVAEARLAAARHQLEQTRETLDRVASATGFGSSINLRRIFEKHLKLTPGEYRQRFHSRKLA; from the coding sequence ATGAAAACCTTTCTGATTATTGTTCCCGATGGCGGCATGCTGTTTGAATCCGCCGGTATCGCCGATATTCTGATGCAGGCCAACCGTCTGCAGGCAGAGCAGCATGCGCCGCCGCGCTATCAGATCACCATTGCCACCACCCAGCCGCATCAGGTTATCCACGGCCAGTCCGGTCTGAATCTGCTGGCGGACTATCGCCTGCCACAACTCGACCCTCGCGAGCTGCGCGACACCATCATGATCACCGGGCGCGGCATCAATGAAGATGAAGGCGTGGCGGTTGTCGACTGGCTGCGTCTCGCCGCCCCACACGCCCGTCGAGTGGTGTCCATTTGCGGCGGTGCTATGTTACTGGCACAGGCGGGCCTGCTAAATGATCGGCGTGCCACCACGCACTGGAAGCTGCTTGATGCGCTGCAAAGCGAATATCCCCAGGTGAAGGTAGAGAGCGGGCCGCTGTACGTGCAGGACGGGCCGATCTGGACCTCCGGCGGTGTCAGTTCCGGCTTTGATCTCACCCTCGCGCTGGTGGAGGACGATTACGGATTCACCCTCGCCCGTGAAGTGGCTCAGGATCTGGTGATGTATTTGCGCCGTCCCGGCGGACAGATGCAGTTCAGTCGCTTCCAGTTGCAACACAACGATATTCCCGGTCCGATAGGCGATCTGCAACGCTGGATCATGGTTAATCTGGCCGCCGATTTATCCGTTGAAGCACTGGCCGCTCGGGTGGCGATGAGCCCGCGTAATTTTACCCGCGTCTTTACGCGCGAAACCGGCGTTTCCCCGGCACGCTTTGTGGCGGAAGCCAGGCTCGCCGCCGCCCGGCATCAACTGGAACAGACCCGCGAAACGTTGGATCGCGTGGCCAGCGCCACAGGCTTCGGCTCCAGCATCAATCTGCGTCGCATTTTTGAAAAGCACCTTAAGCTCACGCCGGGCGAATATCGCCAGCGTTTTCATAGCCGTAAACTGGCGTAA
- a CDS encoding Hok/Gef family protein, with the protein MLTKYALVAIIVLCGTALGFTLMVRDSLCELSIRERGMEFKAVLAYETKK; encoded by the coding sequence ATGCTGACAAAGTACGCCCTGGTGGCAATCATCGTGCTGTGTGGAACGGCACTGGGATTCACGCTGATGGTACGCGACTCACTCTGTGAACTGAGTATCCGCGAGCGTGGTATGGAGTTTAAGGCCGTTCTCGCTTACGAAACGAAGAAGTAG
- a CDS encoding Hok/Gef family protein, with the protein MLTKYALVAIIVLCGTALGFTLMVRDSLCELSIRERGMEFKAVLAYETKK; encoded by the coding sequence ATGCTGACAAAGTACGCCCTGGTGGCAATCATCGTGCTGTGTGGAACGGCACTGGGATTCACGCTAATGGTACGCGACTCACTCTGCGAACTGAGTATCCGCGAGCGTGGTATGGAGTTTAAGGCCGTTCTCGCTTACGAAACGAAGAAGTAG
- a CDS encoding DUF1971 domain-containing protein gives MQRIIIPPNYVHTRSTPFWTKETAPTSIWRRHLDAGTRQGVYPRLSVMRGIIRYYGYADETTPEPVETLTIHAGEFGVFPPEKWHNIEALTDDTVFCVDFYVDPQILIEG, from the coding sequence ATGCAACGTATTATTATACCCCCTAATTATGTTCATACCCGCAGTACGCCCTTCTGGACAAAAGAAACAGCACCGACTTCTATCTGGCGTCGTCATCTTGATGCCGGTACGCGGCAGGGCGTATATCCCCGTCTGAGCGTAATGCGCGGCATTATTCGTTACTACGGCTATGCCGATGAAACCACCCCGGAACCCGTTGAAACGCTGACCATTCATGCCGGTGAGTTCGGGGTATTCCCGCCGGAAAAATGGCACAACATCGAAGCGCTTACCGATGACACGGTATTCTGCGTGGATTTCTATGTTGATCCGCAAATTTTAATTGAAGGTTAA
- a CDS encoding DUF1869 domain-containing protein: MTTENRGYSLAVANRSTKDMQEKIFLKPMALYIPDIAVQAVAELIAGLSESKENKNEFVLTVTNNNNGVSVDKDFDSIDELRDPLVAADAVKDLINIVRGYESDEETNVCGW, translated from the coding sequence ATGACAACCGAAAACAGAGGCTATTCTCTGGCAGTAGCAAATCGCAGTACGAAAGATATGCAGGAAAAAATTTTCCTGAAGCCCATGGCGCTTTATATTCCGGATATCGCGGTACAGGCGGTGGCAGAGCTGATTGCAGGACTGTCAGAGAGTAAAGAAAACAAGAATGAATTTGTTCTGACGGTCACCAATAATAATAACGGCGTGTCCGTGGATAAAGATTTTGACAGCATTGACGAACTCCGGGATCCCCTGGTCGCCGCTGATGCCGTGAAAGACCTGATTAATATCGTTCGTGGCTACGAGTCTGATGAAGAAACCAATGTTTGTGGCTGGTAA
- a CDS encoding DUF1971 domain-containing protein yields the protein MALQIPVHFRHTRSTPFWTKETVPQALLTHHNTKKGVYGRLSVMQGAVKYIGFASEHDTTPEIEVVIEAGHFGISPPQYWHHVELLTDDTYFNLDFFADPQETLEGKGIGQVVNTHRS from the coding sequence ATGGCTTTACAGATCCCCGTTCACTTTCGTCATACCCGTTCAACGCCGTTCTGGACTAAAGAGACGGTTCCCCAGGCGCTGTTGACGCATCACAACACCAAAAAAGGGGTTTATGGCCGTTTGTCTGTCATGCAGGGTGCCGTGAAGTACATCGGCTTCGCCAGCGAACATGACACTACCCCGGAAATCGAGGTAGTAATCGAAGCCGGGCATTTTGGTATCAGCCCGCCGCAGTACTGGCATCACGTCGAACTGCTGACCGACGATACCTACTTCAATCTTGATTTCTTTGCCGATCCGCAAGAAACGCTGGAAGGTAAGGGCATCGGCCAGGTTGTGAATACCCATCGCAGCTAA
- a CDS encoding methyl-accepting chemotaxis protein, with amino-acid sequence MSVRRFSVLVFTLLLCIFLASAASSLWSLTRSNQSLDNVNKEIRVVLSVIDPINHSRTLRVRLMEAMINASLGDTQKAQTSLTSANETMQKATAAFENYQAAPHVAGEEALAAPYRQAWQAYVDEGLRPLMDAASRNDTARFNQLVSTSIPQLDRQFEITLDNLLAFREKYAQRLNNDAQNRFMNSMLTIGIFALLFTFIIATIYILLRRRVLSPLDQARLHCQKMAAGELHIPVVSHAQDEIGDMLSSLDQMRLSLVEIIAQVRNSSQSVAHAAEEIAAGNTDLSARTEEQAASLGQTAASMEQLTSTVKHTSENTLQANSLASTMRSAAQEGNAIVEEAVVSMKEIESSSGKIDTIIGIIEDIAFQTNILALNAAVEAARAGEQGRGFAVVASEVRNLAQRSSVAAKEIKELIEQSGKQVQMGSERVTSAGASMQRIITSVRQVSELMSEIALSTGEQSRGIEQINQAVAQMDTVTQQNAALVEEASAAAQSLQEQSKVLEETVAVFKLR; translated from the coding sequence ATGTCAGTCAGGCGTTTTTCAGTTCTCGTTTTCACTCTGCTACTCTGTATTTTTCTCGCAAGCGCGGCGTCCAGTCTCTGGTCACTGACCCGAAGTAATCAGTCGCTGGATAATGTAAACAAGGAAATTCGCGTCGTGCTCTCGGTCATCGATCCGATTAACCACAGCCGCACACTGCGTGTACGTTTGATGGAGGCGATGATTAACGCTTCTTTGGGCGATACCCAGAAAGCCCAGACGTCGCTGACCAGCGCCAATGAAACAATGCAAAAAGCGACCGCCGCCTTTGAAAACTATCAGGCAGCCCCACACGTGGCTGGCGAAGAAGCACTGGCCGCGCCATATCGTCAGGCCTGGCAGGCGTATGTTGATGAGGGTCTGCGCCCGTTAATGGATGCCGCAAGCCGCAACGATACTGCGCGTTTTAATCAGCTTGTCAGCACATCCATCCCGCAGCTCGACCGCCAGTTTGAAATTACGCTGGATAATTTGCTCGCCTTCCGCGAAAAATATGCCCAGCGTCTGAACAACGATGCGCAAAACCGGTTTATGAACAGTATGCTGACCATTGGTATTTTTGCGCTGCTGTTTACGTTCATTATTGCCACGATCTACATCCTGCTGCGCCGCCGCGTGCTGTCGCCGCTCGATCAGGCGCGTCTGCACTGCCAGAAAATGGCGGCGGGCGAGCTGCATATCCCGGTGGTGTCCCATGCCCAGGATGAAATTGGTGACATGCTCTCCTCACTCGATCAGATGCGTCTTTCGCTGGTGGAGATCATCGCTCAGGTGCGTAACTCCAGTCAGAGCGTGGCGCATGCGGCTGAAGAGATTGCCGCGGGTAACACCGATCTGTCGGCGCGTACTGAAGAACAGGCTGCATCGCTGGGGCAAACCGCGGCCAGCATGGAACAGCTCACATCGACCGTGAAGCACACTTCAGAAAACACCCTCCAGGCCAACTCGCTCGCCAGCACTATGCGCAGCGCGGCGCAGGAAGGGAATGCCATTGTCGAAGAGGCGGTGGTATCGATGAAGGAAATCGAATCCAGTTCCGGCAAAATCGACACCATTATTGGCATTATTGAAGACATCGCCTTCCAGACCAATATTCTGGCCCTTAACGCAGCGGTGGAAGCAGCCCGTGCAGGCGAGCAGGGCCGTGGCTTTGCGGTCGTGGCAAGCGAAGTGCGGAACCTGGCACAACGCTCGTCCGTGGCAGCGAAAGAGATCAAAGAGCTTATCGAACAATCTGGTAAACAGGTACAGATGGGCAGTGAACGCGTCACCAGCGCGGGCGCCAGTATGCAGCGCATCATTACGTCGGTCAGACAGGTATCTGAGCTGATGTCTGAAATTGCGCTTTCTACCGGCGAGCAGAGCCGTGGCATTGAGCAGATCAATCAGGCGGTGGCGCAGATGGATACGGTTACGCAGCAAAACGCCGCGCTGGTAGAAGAGGCCTCTGCGGCAGCGCAGTCCCTGCAGGAGCAGTCAAAGGTCCTGGAAGAAACCGTGGCCGTATTCAAGCTGCGTTAA
- a CDS encoding phage antirepressor KilAC domain-containing protein, giving the protein MMISVNTLHAQNRAVTMSSRELAKLMGVAHTEVKRMVKSLETAQRLSSPVTGNQYEYDGEMREEFLLNKRDSLLTVARISPAYTAEMLDRWQEREKDISLPDFTNPAAAARAWAEQYERCQRAEEQLELFAPKAAFFDEFIQVSESLGFRQLCKMLKAKEVEFRKFLLERNIMIRNNGTMTPALHHIQAGYFTVHGGTGENRHTWSQARFTQKGVKWVADLWAKHLAARPIETRPPERKELAQGPGWF; this is encoded by the coding sequence ATGATGATTTCTGTAAATACTCTCCATGCGCAGAATCGGGCCGTGACAATGAGTAGCCGCGAGCTCGCTAAGCTGATGGGCGTTGCCCACACTGAAGTGAAGCGCATGGTCAAAAGTCTGGAAACCGCGCAGCGCCTCTCATCGCCTGTCACGGGCAACCAGTACGAATACGACGGTGAGATGCGGGAAGAGTTTTTGTTGAATAAGCGGGACTCGCTACTGACGGTGGCACGTATTTCGCCAGCCTATACCGCAGAGATGCTGGACCGCTGGCAGGAGCGCGAAAAAGACATTAGCCTGCCGGATTTCACCAACCCGGCTGCGGCGGCGCGCGCCTGGGCTGAGCAGTATGAGCGCTGTCAGCGCGCGGAAGAGCAACTTGAGCTTTTCGCCCCAAAGGCCGCTTTCTTTGACGAATTTATTCAGGTCAGCGAATCGCTGGGCTTCCGTCAGCTGTGCAAAATGCTGAAGGCGAAAGAAGTGGAATTCCGTAAGTTCCTGCTGGAGCGCAATATCATGATCCGCAACAACGGCACCATGACGCCCGCGTTGCATCATATTCAGGCAGGCTATTTTACCGTACACGGCGGCACCGGCGAGAACCGGCATACCTGGTCTCAGGCGCGCTTTACGCAAAAAGGGGTGAAATGGGTCGCTGATTTATGGGCCAAACACCTGGCTGCGCGTCCGATTGAAACCCGGCCGCCTGAGCGTAAAGAACTGGCACAGGGACCGGGCTGGTTTTAA